In Salmo trutta unplaced genomic scaffold, fSalTru1.1, whole genome shotgun sequence, the genomic stretch agcagttcgacaacatacaaaaacacagagttacacatggagtaaaacaacatacaatcaatgatgcagtagaaaaaaataagactatatacaatgtgagcaaatgatgtgagataatggaggtaaaggcaaaaaaatgccatggtggcagagtaaataaagtatggcaagaaaaacactggaaaggtagatttgtagtttgaagaaagttgaaagttaaaatataaataatatggtgcaaaggagcaaaataaataaaataaataaaataaataaatacagtaggggaaaaggtagtagtttgggctcaattaaagatgggctatgtacaggtgcagacaAAGTCATTAAATATACTTGAATTTAGAATACATTCTGACACATTTCTTCATTGCCTATTACTgaaactcaactatagtgttacattactgtaactatagtgttctattactgtaactatagtgttatattacagtaactatagtgttatattacagTAACTATAGTGTTaaattactgtaactatagtgttaaattactgtaactatagtgttctattactgtaactatagtgttctattactgtaactatagtgttctgttactgtaactatagtgttctgtcactgtaactatagtgttctattactgtaactatagtgttctattactgtaactatagtgttctgttactgtaactatagtgttctgttactgtaactatagtgttatattacagTAACTTTAGTGTTATATTACAGTAACTATAGTGTTaaattactgtaactatagtgttctattactgtaactatagtgttaaattactgtaactatagtgttctattactgtaactatagtgttctgttactgtaactatagtgttctgttactgtaactatagtgttctattactgtaactatagtgttcaattactgtaactgtagtgttcaattactgtaactcaactatagtgttctattactgtaactatagtgttctgttactataactatagtgttatattactgtaactatagtgttctattactgtaactcaactatagtgttatatTATAGTAACTATAGTGTTaaattactgtaactatagtgttaaattactgtaactatagtgttctgttactgtaactatagtgttctgtcactgtaactatagtgttatattactgtaactatagtgttctattactgtaactatagtgttctattactgtaactatagtgttctgttactgtaactatagtgttatattacagtaactctagtgttatattacagtaACTATAGTGTTaaattactgtaactatagtgttctattactgtaactatagtgttaaattactgtaactatagtgttctattactgtaactatagtgttctgttactgtaactatagtgttatattactgtaactatagtgttctattactgtaactcaactatagtgttctattactggtcttccctgtggctcagttggtagagcatggtgtttgcaacgccagggttgtgggttagattcccacagggggccagtacggagaagaaaaaaaaaaatcataaaaaaatgtatgaaatgaaatgtatgcattcactactgtaagtcgctctggataagagcgtctgctaaattactaaaatgtaactatagtgttatattactgtaactgaCCTGTAgagttatattactgtaactctactatagtgttctattactgtaactatagtgttctattactgtaactctactacaccgtgcttctacatcagtaagggcgcaaatagacgttgtgCAAGAATATCTTgcggtggtaaatcagagtttaccaattgacctctgagatttctgccccgtgAGAGTACGACCAAGGGGGGgtcagaaaacacattaccgataCTGTCATGGTatcttagaatgtgccaatgtgcttgctgtttggggttttaggctgggtttctgtgcagcactttgatatatcagctgatgtaagaagggctatataaatacatttcatttgatactatagtgttatattactgtaactatagtgttctgttactgtagctatagtgttctattactgtaactatagtgttatattactgtaactcaactatagtgttctattactgtaactatagtgttatattactgtaactatagtgttctattactgtaactatagtgttgtATTACTGTAaatcaactatagtgttctattactgtaactatagtgttatattactgtaattaCAGTGGTCTATTACTGTAACTCCACCATAGTCTCTTGCATATTGCTTATTTTCTTTATGTAGTCAGATCAATATTTTAATATGCTAATTGCTTAGTCTCATTACGAGTCACGTGAGGTATTTATAGTATCATACATGATAAATATTTCTGTCCCCTACAACTCAACTCCCATTTTCACAACACTGATGGAAGTACCACCAAAGGGTATCCCACTAGTGGAAACACCACAGGTGTTGGGTTGGGTTCACCTCCAGTGTGGCAGGTATTGGCACAGTTGGTCTGGGGCATCTCCTGTAGACAGCGGAGCAGCTCTGTGGATCTCTGACCGGTTCCTCGACTACGCACTATGTGACCCATGATGGTGCCTGGACTCTGGAACAACACCTGGGAAACAACAGGACGAACCATGTAGTCATCGTAATGTAGTACACTGGCTGACAGGGTTCTAACCCAGGTCTCCTGTGTCCCAGATTAGCCTGCTGAGCCAAACACCTAGGGGGCCTCAAGCAAGGTTAGCATGGTGACcaaatcgttcacaaacattggaaCATTCTAAGATCCCATGACAGtatcggtaatgtgttttcggaccCTCCCTTGGTcatattctcgcggggcagaaatctcagagatcaattggtaaactctgatttaccaccccaagatattcttgcacaacgtctatttgcgcccctactggatggaaactacaactgtaatggctgtgctcaatgcaatggcacttataaatgtagatcctttaaacacccccaaacagggaaacagatcccaatcaaaggtgatATCacatgctccactaaggcagttatttatcttataacttgtccttgtggtaaaaatgatgtgggtaaaaaAAAGCGTCAATTAAAAGTACAAATCtcggagcatcgtagcaccattaggtgcaaaaacttgacttacccagttgcagcccactttttggaagcaaaccactcgatttcgtccctACGTTATATTAGCATCGAACACGTCAGCCTccctaggagagaggggtgacctcgacaatttattgttaaaacgagaggctgcctggatctttaatttaaaggcccttgctcccttcggtctcaacatagactttgatctgaagccattcttgtgattattatGATTTTGCTATTGTAAAAGTGTGTAGGCTTATggagccaaattgtatctatgatcgtacgcTATCCATTTATGTTTTTGTATACTATTTTAATATATGataattaaccaatgatatcaggccacacccggccatgattacagacacctgtgtgtgtcctttgacacgTTATAAACGAGTCatcctgcagtgtttgtcattataccctgatgaagacagcttgtctgtccaaacgttggttattaaattattgcatctgagctcctagagtgtgcggctctcctttaatttttcaagtgttctacttcgctagccagcacctcgcctaaataggtgtgcgtttctatcACCTCTAGATTAGCATGGTGACTGAACCATCTCCCAAGCCCAGGGCCTCAAGCAAGGTTAGCATGGTGACCAAACCATCTCCCAAGCCCAGGGCTTCAAGGAAGGTTAGCATGGTGACCAAACCATCTCCCAAGCCTAGGGCCTCAAGCAAGGTTAGCATGGTGACCAAACCATCTCCCAAGCTAAGGCCTCAAGGAAGGTTAGCATGGTGACCAAACCATCTCCCAAGCCCAGGGCCTCAAGGAAGGTTAGCATGGTGACCAAACCATCTCCCAAGCCCAGGGCTTCAAGGAAGGTTAGCATGGTGACCAAACCATCTCCCAAGCCTAGGGCCTCAAGCAAGGTTAGCATGGTGACCGACCCATCTCCCAAGCCCTCAAGGAAGGCTAGCATGGTGACCAACCCATCTCCCAAGCCCAGGGCCTCAAGGAAGGTTAGCATGGTGACCGAACCATCTCCCAAGCCCAGGGCCTCAAGGAAGGTTAGCATGGTGACCGAACCATCTCCCAAGCCTGGGGCCTCAAGGAAGGTTAGCATGGTGACCAAACCATCTCCCTTACATTTTCCGCATAAACCATTAAGTACATTGATATGCAAGACAAAGGGGTGGTATCTCTGACAGTATACCTGGCCAAACACTATGAAGAAGCCTTCTTGTTGGATGATGATTCTGTCTCCAGTGGAAGAGATGGCTTCCCCTTGATGCAAGGCAACTGTCCAAGGAATCACCGTCACATTTCCTGGGGAAGAAAAATAACATAAGTCGCAATTTATTTGGGGGGGAGCCCCATCTGGGACATGAACCAGTGACTAACAACCCACCATAATTAGCTGTTACACCAAGAGATCCTAACTCCTTGGTGaggttgtttgttgttttgttaaggtTGTTAGAACACGTCTAGCTTGTGATGGAGATTGAACCAAAAATTAAAATGAGTAAAGTATTTACCTCTAACAAATGGCTGTTCCTTTGTGTTGGCTGACAGCTGCAGAAACGACTGCTGAACTACTGACAGAAAAGTTAGTGAGATACTTAAGGTGGCATAAAAACATGAACCGTCCTCAAAGACTTAAATGCTCGATGACACTAACTCATACCTACTGTACCTCCACTACAGCCTGCCTGCTCCCGTTTCATTCTCAGAGAGGATGCTGTTGGTGAACACAGAGTCTGAgagtctttctctgtctgtctctgttgctgTGAATTTAGGGAAGCTGCTTGCTTTGATCTCTGACAGGAAACAGAAGGCAAATAAAAGTATCTCCCTTTACATACAGGGGGgtcagggtagcctagtggttagagtgttgggctagtaactgaaaagttgcaagttcgaatccccaagctgacatggtacaaatctgtcattctgctcctgaacaaggctgttcctaggccgtcattgaaaataagaaattgttcttaactgacttgcctagttaaataaaggtaaaattaaacaTGTTATCCTCAGAACATAAGACAATGCAATAAACATTATGCTCCTTAGAGCTTTTAAACAATAGTGGAGTAAATTATCTCTATGTTATCCACACGTTAGTCTTGTGCAAGCTATCCTTAGAACATAAACCTGTGTAGTAACTGATACCTATATACACAATTTAAAAATCACATACCTCCCATGTTCTGGACATACCAGTGATCATCCCGTCAGTGGATTCATTAGAATGTGGCATTAGGTTTGAAATATCTCCTCTGAGTTTGTTAATATCATCTTGTAGAACTGTTACTTTGTATACAAGGAAGAAGCTAAAAAATACAGTTAATGTTGATACAAATAGTAAAACACTGTACAGCATGGTCAGGCATAGAGATATGTCCTCACAACACACTGACAGGGTGTTGTCACACTTCAATAATGGCCACACTTCccaatggaactctattccctttttagcgcactacttttgcTCAGGGCCTATaggcatttgggatgcacccataACATTTTCTTGACCCCGGAAGTTTAGAATGTGTTTCCGTTTCAGAATCAAAACATAAATGAGGAAGTATTTTTTTAAAGACAGCCACTGTTATTGTTTCTGTAGAATTGGCTTTGGTGGAAAGGGTGCATTAGGGAGGCAGCCTGTACAACCTGTTTAGAGTGAATTCAGATTAGGGCAGACAGCAGAGTGAGTTCAGATTAGGGCAGACAGCAGAGCGAGTTCAGATTAGGGCAGAGAGCAGAGCGAGTTCAGATTAGGGCAGACAGCAGAGTGAGTTCAGATTAGGGCAGACAGCAGAGTGAGTTCAGATTAGGGCAGACAGCAGAGTGAGTTTGCAGTTGATTGTGAAACTCCCAGACTCACatactgtgcattcagaaagtattcagacccattccctttttccacattttgcagccttattctaaaatggattaaataaaaaataatcctcatcaatctacacacaacaccccataatgacaaagagacgACAGATTTtttgaaatatagaaatatcttatttacataagtattcagaccctttgctaaccTCTATCAATCAATACCACAGGCTGGGAGAATTCAGGCACCAtacaaatgttataaaacagatttttttttttaaatgtaatgttatcCATCACATTATTTTGCAAAAGTATATCCCATTTTATATACATATGTACAGAGACATATACACATATGAACTGAATTACTTCAAATGTGTACCCATTGATATGGTAACTAGGAACTACATCAACATTATAACAGAATGATATGACATTCTATATCTGCTGCATGTGTGACATGGTGAAGCTGTGTTCAAACGCAGTATGTATAAATACATTGTTAATACACACAGTATGTGTTAGCGCAGTATCCTTCCTGTTTATAAAAACGTGTTTATCTTTCAGATTAGAGAACCAAGGCTACAGTAAATAAAAACATCTGACTGGCTAGAACCAGAACTGTCTGAAATGGCCTCCTGTCTTCATCAGGGGGCTCGGGAAAGCATTATTAAACTAAAAATGGCCTCCTGTCTTTATCAGCGGGCTCAGAAAAGCATTATTAAACTAAAATGGCCTCCTGTCTTTATCAGCGGGCTCAGGAAAGCATTATTAAACTAAAATGGCCTCCTGTCTTTATCAGGGGGCTCAGGAAAGCATTATTAAACTAAAATGGCCTCCTGTCTTCATCAGGGGGCTCAGGAAAGCATTATTAAACTAAAATGGCCTCCTGTCTTCATCAGGGGGCTCAGGAAAGCATTATTCAACTAAAATGGCCTCCTGTCTTTATTAGGGGGCCTGGGAAAGCATTATTAAACTAAAATGGCCTCCTGTCTTCATCAGGGGGCTCAGGAAAGCATTATTAAACTAAAATGGCCTCCTGTCTTCATCAGCGAGCTCAGGAAAGCATTATTTTGGGAAAGGTGAAAGTAATCAACTGGTCTTCAGCACTATGATGATCTGAATCAGGTGTTTCACGGCGGAGCGGGGACAACAATCTGCTGGAGTACTGTAGTAGTACGATCTGAATCAGGTGTTTCACGGCAGAGCGGGGACAACGATctgctgtagtactgtagtagtacgaTCTGAATCAGGTGTTTCACGGCAGAGCAGGGACAACGATctgctgtagtactgtagtagtacgaTCTGAATCAGGTGTTTCCCGGCAGAGCGGGGACAACGATctgctgtagtactgtagtagtacgaTCTGAATCAGGTGTTTCACGGCAGAGCGGGGACAACGATctgctgtagtactgtagtaacacGATCTGAATCAGGTGTTTCACGGCAGAGTGGGGACAACAATctgctgtagtactgtagtagtatgtATAGTCATGGCCCTG encodes the following:
- the LOC115187321 gene encoding tumor necrosis factor ligand superfamily member 13B isoform X3 is translated as MLYSVLLFVSTLTVFFSFFLVYKVTVLQDDINKLRGDISNLMPHSNESTDGMITGMSRTWERSKQAASLNSQQQRQTEKDSQTLCSPTASSLRMKREQAGCSGGTVVQQSFLQLSANTKEQPFVRGNVTVIPWTVALHQGEAISSTGDRIIIQQEGFFIVFGQVLFQSPGTIMGHIVRSRGTGQRSTELLRCLQEMPQTNCANTCHTGGMVKLEREDELELVIPDRPQAQVSMDADSTFFGIIRLN
- the LOC115187321 gene encoding tumor necrosis factor ligand superfamily member 13B isoform X6, with the protein product MLYSVLLFVSTLTVFFSFFLVYKVTVLQDDINKLRGDISNLMPHSNESTDGMITGMSRTWERSKQAASLNSQQQRQTEKDSQTLCSPTASSLRMKREQAGCSGGTVVVQQSFLQLSANTKEQPFVRGNVTVIPWTVALHQGEAISSTGDRIIIQQEGFFIVFGQVLFQSPGTIMGHIVRSRGTGQRSTELLRCLQEMPQTNCANTCHTGDVNQWGLERSTRRVLNSRQHVANS
- the LOC115187321 gene encoding tumor necrosis factor ligand superfamily member 13B isoform X5; protein product: MLYSVLLFVSTLTVFFSFFLVYKVTVLQDDINKLRGDISNLMPHSNESTDGMITGMSRTWERSKQAASLNSQQQRQTEKDSQTLCSPTASSLRMKREQAGCSGVQQSFLQLSANTKEQPFVRGNVTVIPWTVALHQGEAISSTGDRIIIQQEGFFIVFGQVLFQSPGTIMGHIVRSRGTGQRSTELLRCLQEMPQTNCANTCHTGGMVKLEREDELELVIPDRPQAQVSMDADSTFFGIIRLN
- the LOC115187321 gene encoding tumor necrosis factor ligand superfamily member 13B isoform X2, with protein sequence MLYSVLLFVSTLTVFFSFFLVYKVTVLQDDINKLRGDISNLMPHSNESTDGMITGMSRTWERSKQAASLNSQQQRQTEKDSQTLCSPTASSLRMKREQAGCSGGTVVVQQSFLQLSANTKEQPFVRGNVTVIPWTVALHQGEAISSTGDRIIIQQEGFFIVFGQVLFQSPGTIMGHIVRSRGTGQRSTELLRCLQEMPQTNCANTCHTGGMVKLEREDELELVIPDRPQAQVSMDADSTFFGIIRLN
- the LOC115187321 gene encoding tumor necrosis factor ligand superfamily member 13B isoform X4 — its product is MLYSVLLFVSTLTVFFSFFLVYKVTVLQDDINKLRGDISNLMPHSNESTDGMITGMSRTWERSKQAASLNSQQQRQTEKDSQTLCSPTASSLRMKREQAGCSGVVQQSFLQLSANTKEQPFVRGNVTVIPWTVALHQGEAISSTGDRIIIQQEGFFIVFGQVLFQSPGTIMGHIVRSRGTGQRSTELLRCLQEMPQTNCANTCHTGGMVKLEREDELELVIPDRPQAQVSMDADSTFFGIIRLN